A genome region from Meleagris gallopavo isolate NT-WF06-2002-E0010 breed Aviagen turkey brand Nicholas breeding stock chromosome 9, Turkey_5.1, whole genome shotgun sequence includes the following:
- the LOC104912175 gene encoding uncharacterized protein LOC104912175, which translates to MFGFRMSILKVLFFILLVAGDSLSQEPNCTAVEDFGDCSGNSDGFCPAKVPCQCKNEKPFCRCDYYREGWMEYWYMGPKCNQLWNTLDLILVSVLPAVALVFLVVAIFQCVYCCKGKKARKQTNSPYQEVHHNPTFSHELSGNLGHASQQSPRVAWTGQLPKAVLRRQDFDDLPGPSHLDNSSPRYAQPLRRPDYVSSQQPQQFDSFVYPGNNRPYGGYAEDRQYSRY; encoded by the exons ATGTTTGGCTTCAGGATGTCCATTCTTAAAGTCTTGTTTTTCATTCTATTGGTGGCTGGTGATTCTCTGAGTCAAGAAC cCAACTGCACTGCAGTTGAGGACTTTGGTGACTGCAGTGGTAATAGTGACGGCTTCTGTCCTGCCAAAGTTCCTTGtcaatgtaaaaatgaaaaaccttTTTGCAG atGTGATTACTACAGAGAGGGCTGGATGGAGTATTGGTATATGGGCCCTAAATGTAACCAGCTTTGGAACACACTGGATTTAATACTAGTATCTGTTCTTCCTGCAGTAGCCCTGGTTTTCTTAGTTGTTGCAATATTTCAGTGTGTCTACTGCTGTAAAGGTAAAAAAGCCAG GAAGCAAACAAATTCTCCATACCAAGAAGTACACCACAACCCTACATTTAGTCACGAACTGTCTGGTAACCTGGGACATGCTTCTCAGCAGTCACCAAGG GTCGCCTGGACTGGACAACTGCCGAAAGCTGTACTGAGAAGACAAGACTTTGATGATCTCCCAGGCCCAAGTCACTTAGATAATTCTAG CCCCAGGTATGCTCAGCCACTGAGGAGACCAGACTATGTTTCCAGCCAGCAGCCCCAACAATTCGACAGCTTTGTCTATCCAGGCAACAATAGACCTTATGGAGGTTATGCAGAAGACAGGCAGTATTCG AGATACTAA